One Candidatus Acidulodesulfobacterium ferriphilum genomic window carries:
- a CDS encoding aldehyde dehydrogenase family protein — MGRAKNYPLFINGEWIGKQETYEVRNPFNNDIVGLLSKPDKTDIESAVSSAEKGFLKMKNLHAYERYEILEKTGKILERESKEIARFISLEVGKALKYSLIETQRVVNLFKFAAEEAKRIHGETVPMDIVKGFENKIAFYVRIPIGIIAAITPFNFPVNLPAHKIAPAIAAGNSIIFKPSINGSIAAHYLVSALIEAGLPKEAVNLLYGDKDTGEAVVSNEKIRMISFTGSPKAAKEIMSKGGLKKYTMELGSNSALIIDKSANIIEAARKAVIGSFYNSGQVCISLQRIYVHKNIEKEFIEHFIKETKKLKIGDPADENTDIGPIINSEAKQRIVQWVDEAVKEGARVELGGDFNGNIMNPTIFSNVNPKMKISCLEVFAPIVSVVSFNEITEAVHFVNDSIYGLQAGVYTNDIKNALYCIKHIDVGGILINDIPTTRADHQPYGGVKESGLGREGIKYALEEMTDLKFISFS, encoded by the coding sequence ATGGGCCGCGCCAAAAATTACCCCTTATTTATAAATGGAGAGTGGATAGGAAAACAAGAGACCTACGAAGTGAGAAATCCCTTTAACAATGACATCGTGGGCTTATTAAGCAAGCCGGATAAAACCGATATTGAATCCGCCGTTTCTTCTGCCGAAAAGGGTTTTTTAAAAATGAAAAATCTTCATGCCTATGAAAGGTATGAAATTTTAGAAAAGACCGGAAAAATTTTAGAAAGAGAATCAAAAGAAATAGCCCGTTTTATCTCTCTTGAAGTCGGCAAGGCCTTGAAATATTCTTTAATCGAAACGCAAAGGGTGGTTAATTTATTTAAATTTGCCGCCGAGGAAGCAAAAAGGATACACGGCGAAACCGTTCCGATGGACATTGTTAAGGGGTTTGAGAATAAAATCGCTTTTTATGTGAGAATTCCGATAGGTATTATTGCCGCCATCACCCCTTTTAATTTTCCCGTAAACCTTCCCGCGCACAAGATTGCTCCGGCAATAGCCGCGGGCAATAGCATAATTTTTAAACCATCCATAAACGGTTCTATCGCCGCTCATTATCTTGTCAGCGCTTTAATCGAAGCAGGTTTGCCAAAAGAGGCCGTAAACCTTTTATATGGCGATAAGGATACGGGGGAAGCAGTTGTCTCAAATGAAAAGATACGAATGATCAGTTTTACCGGAAGTCCCAAAGCGGCGAAAGAGATAATGTCAAAGGGCGGGCTTAAAAAATATACTATGGAACTTGGCAGTAATTCCGCGCTCATTATCGATAAATCGGCAAATATTATTGAAGCGGCAAGAAAGGCAGTAATAGGGTCGTTTTATAATTCCGGGCAGGTCTGTATTTCACTTCAAAGAATATATGTTCATAAAAATATCGAAAAAGAGTTTATAGAGCATTTTATTAAGGAAACTAAAAAATTAAAAATAGGCGATCCTGCAGATGAAAATACCGATATAGGCCCGATTATTAATTCCGAGGCAAAACAGAGAATAGTTCAATGGGTTGACGAGGCGGTTAAAGAAGGGGCGAGGGTTGAACTTGGGGGCGATTTTAACGGAAACATTATGAATCCAACCATATTTTCTAATGTTAACCCTAAAATGAAAATATCCTGCCTCGAAGTATTTGCTCCAATCGTTTCGGTCGTCAGCTTTAACGAAATTACCGAGGCGGTTCATTTTGTAAATGATTCCATATATGGTCTTCAGGCAGGCGTCTATACAAATGACATTAAAAACGCCCTGTATTGCATTAAACACATAGATGTAGGCGGAATTTTGATAAACGACATTCCGACAACAAGGGCAGATCATCAGCCCTATGGCGGAGTTAAAGAATCCGGACTCGGCAGGGAAGGCATAAAATATGCACTGGAAGAAATGACAGACCTTAAATTTATCAGCTTTAGTTGA
- a CDS encoding bifunctional (p)ppGpp synthetase/guanosine-3',5'-bis(diphosphate) 3'-pyrophosphohydrolase, with product MNSYDQLVIVNPSSDFSSLNLVIEAFRNNINNISDVNIDDIHDEKFKLFKKAYNFSKLVHQGQKRESGEPYLTHPIEVAAIVAGLRMDCASIVAALLHDTVEDTLATLDDIKNEFGEEVAFIVDGLTKLGKLSFQSSEELEAENIRKMIVSMAKDIRVIIIKLADRLHNLRTLDFLTKEKQIKIAQETLDIYAPLANRLGIFFIKSELEDLSFKYLNPEAYKDLSFKINKKKAERENYIERVIGILKENLEKHNLKAEIYGRPKHFYSIYRKMIEQHVSFEDIYDLLALRIIVNTETECYETLGLVHSIWKPVSGRIKDYIAMPKANLYRSLHSTVIGPEGMRVEIQIRTKQMHFIDEFGIAAHWKYKENMSFEKSDLNQFNWLRQLVEYQKELKDPREFLDSVRIDLFQEEVYVFTPKGKVIALPKDSTPIDFAYYIHTEIGDKAMGAIVNGVIVPLRHKLSNGDIVEIITKEDHHPSKDWLKYAKSSKALSKIRSYIRQTERDESIIAGKEILEREFKKIGDRKIDFKEMVNLALQKLSIKDEEDLYAGVGYGKYLPSYIFLTAIPDFKKTGSLSLITKTTENVINRILKKIKPGARSHIRSRGEAVISPFGGDLLYKLAGCCRPIPGDDIIGFISRGRGVIVHKSDCKNIIGVDENRLIKVGWKAALESSASGLGFFETKIKIITEDKKGILANIATLISEKGANISKAQVRTLKDGRAVHLFDIEVKDNAQVDLIISGIKGVKGVIKVSRG from the coding sequence ATGAATTCATATGACCAACTTGTTATCGTTAATCCCTCCAGCGATTTTAGCTCGCTAAACCTCGTAATAGAAGCATTTAGAAATAATATCAATAACATTTCGGATGTCAATATAGATGATATACATGATGAAAAGTTTAAGCTTTTTAAAAAGGCTTATAATTTTTCAAAACTGGTTCATCAGGGGCAAAAAAGGGAATCTGGAGAACCTTATCTGACGCATCCTATCGAGGTAGCAGCCATTGTGGCAGGCTTAAGGATGGATTGCGCCTCTATTGTCGCCGCCTTGCTTCACGATACGGTTGAAGATACCCTTGCAACCTTAGACGATATAAAAAATGAATTTGGGGAAGAGGTTGCTTTTATAGTCGATGGACTGACAAAGTTAGGAAAGCTATCTTTTCAAAGTTCGGAAGAGCTTGAAGCGGAAAATATCAGAAAAATGATTGTGTCTATGGCCAAAGATATCAGAGTTATAATAATAAAATTGGCCGACAGGCTGCACAATTTAAGAACCCTTGATTTTTTGACAAAAGAAAAACAGATAAAGATAGCGCAAGAAACCCTCGATATTTATGCCCCCCTTGCCAATAGATTAGGTATATTTTTTATAAAAAGCGAGCTTGAGGATTTATCGTTTAAATATTTAAACCCTGAAGCTTATAAGGATTTATCCTTTAAAATAAATAAAAAGAAGGCGGAGAGAGAAAACTATATCGAAAGGGTTATCGGCATATTAAAAGAAAACTTAGAAAAACATAACCTAAAGGCTGAAATTTATGGAAGACCGAAGCATTTTTACAGTATTTATAGAAAGATGATAGAACAGCATGTCAGCTTCGAGGATATATACGATTTATTGGCTTTAAGAATCATAGTGAATACCGAAACGGAATGTTATGAAACTCTGGGTTTAGTCCATTCTATCTGGAAACCTGTATCGGGCAGAATTAAAGATTATATTGCAATGCCGAAAGCAAATTTGTACCGTTCGCTTCACTCAACGGTAATCGGTCCCGAAGGAATGAGGGTCGAGATTCAAATAAGAACGAAACAGATGCATTTTATCGATGAATTTGGTATTGCGGCGCACTGGAAATATAAAGAGAATATGTCGTTTGAAAAGAGCGATTTAAATCAGTTCAACTGGCTAAGGCAGCTTGTCGAATATCAGAAAGAGCTCAAAGATCCCCGCGAATTTTTAGACAGCGTAAGGATAGACCTTTTTCAGGAAGAGGTTTATGTTTTTACCCCTAAAGGCAAAGTTATCGCTTTGCCAAAGGATTCTACCCCGATAGATTTTGCATATTACATTCACACCGAGATTGGCGATAAAGCAATGGGAGCCATAGTTAACGGCGTAATAGTTCCGTTAAGGCATAAATTATCTAATGGCGACATAGTGGAAATAATCACAAAAGAAGACCACCATCCTTCAAAGGATTGGCTGAAATATGCCAAATCTTCCAAGGCATTGTCAAAAATAAGGAGCTATATAAGGCAGACCGAAAGGGATGAAAGCATTATAGCGGGGAAAGAAATTTTAGAAAGGGAATTTAAAAAGATTGGCGATAGAAAGATAGATTTTAAAGAAATGGTAAATCTCGCTCTTCAAAAGCTGTCTATTAAGGATGAGGAAGACCTTTATGCAGGCGTAGGCTACGGCAAATATTTGCCCTCTTATATCTTTTTAACCGCGATACCAGATTTTAAAAAAACAGGCAGCCTGTCTTTAATAACCAAAACAACAGAAAATGTAATAAACAGGATCCTAAAAAAGATAAAACCGGGGGCAAGGAGCCACATTAGATCAAGAGGCGAGGCGGTTATTTCACCGTTTGGCGGCGATTTGCTATACAAGCTTGCAGGCTGCTGCCGTCCTATACCTGGAGACGATATTATCGGGTTTATTTCACGAGGAAGAGGCGTTATAGTCCACAAATCCGATTGCAAAAACATTATAGGCGTTGATGAAAACAGGCTTATTAAGGTCGGCTGGAAAGCCGCTTTAGAATCTTCCGCATCTGGTTTAGGTTTTTTCGAGACTAAAATAAAGATTATTACGGAAGACAAAAAAGGTATTTTAGCCAATATCGCCACATTAATATCCGAAAAGGGAGCAAATATTTCAAAAGCCCAGGTAAGAACCCTTAAAGACGGAAGGGCGGTTCACTTATTCGACATCGAGGTAAAAGACAACGCGCAGGTAGATTTAATTATCAGCGGTATAAAAGGCGTTAAGGGCGTGATAAAAGTCAGCAGGGGGTAA
- a CDS encoding Trm112 family protein yields MNIKEMADEFLVCPKCHGHLEFMSVREDDKNEKKILACNACGVYYPIEDDIPILLIEEAKKINK; encoded by the coding sequence ATGAATATTAAAGAAATGGCGGATGAATTTCTTGTTTGCCCAAAATGCCATGGACATCTTGAGTTCATGTCGGTACGGGAGGATGACAAGAATGAAAAAAAGATATTGGCTTGCAATGCCTGCGGCGTATATTATCCAATCGAGGATGACATCCCGATACTTCTCATAGAAGAAGCCAAAAAAATCAATAAATAA
- the hemB gene encoding porphobilinogen synthase — protein sequence MISGYPLIRPRRLRTSPNLSRLAREVSLEPSKFIMPYFVTHGKSIKEPIGTMPDQFRYSVDELLKELKNVISLNIGGILIFGVPERKDEFGSESYSDDGIVQQALKSIKDIYPGLIVITDVCLCDYTSHGHCGIVDENGYVKNDETLEYLAKISVSYAKAGSDIIAPSDMMDGRVKKIREALDDEGLINIPIMSYSSKYASSFYEPFRDAADCSPKFGNRKSYQMDPSNAAEAILETRLDLDEGADIIMVKPALSYLDVIYRIKQAFQRPLAAYNVSGEYSMIKAASKLGYLKEDDAALEMLTSIKRAGADIIISYYSLYIAKLLNGHTR from the coding sequence ATGATTTCAGGTTATCCATTGATAAGACCTCGGAGACTAAGAACTTCTCCTAATTTATCAAGGTTGGCAAGAGAAGTGTCCCTTGAGCCGTCAAAATTTATTATGCCTTACTTTGTAACCCATGGAAAATCCATAAAAGAACCGATAGGGACAATGCCCGACCAGTTTCGTTATTCGGTAGACGAACTTTTAAAAGAACTTAAAAATGTAATCAGTCTTAATATCGGCGGTATCCTTATTTTCGGTGTTCCTGAACGCAAAGATGAATTCGGCTCTGAAAGCTATTCGGACGACGGCATAGTTCAACAGGCATTAAAGAGCATAAAGGATATTTATCCCGGTCTAATTGTTATCACGGATGTTTGTTTATGCGACTATACCTCCCATGGGCATTGCGGAATCGTTGATGAAAACGGTTATGTAAAAAACGACGAAACCCTCGAATATTTGGCAAAGATTAGTGTTTCTTATGCAAAAGCAGGTTCAGATATAATAGCTCCGTCGGATATGATGGACGGAAGGGTAAAAAAGATACGGGAGGCTTTAGACGACGAAGGGCTTATAAATATCCCTATAATGTCTTATTCTTCAAAATATGCCTCATCCTTTTATGAACCCTTCAGGGATGCGGCAGACTGCTCTCCAAAATTCGGCAACAGAAAATCTTATCAGATGGATCCTTCTAATGCCGCGGAGGCTATTCTCGAGACGCGGCTAGATTTAGACGAGGGTGCGGATATTATTATGGTTAAACCCGCTTTAAGCTATCTCGATGTTATATACAGGATAAAACAGGCATTCCAGAGACCCCTTGCCGCATATAATGTATCGGGCGAATACTCCATGATAAAAGCGGCATCCAAACTCGGTTATTTAAAAGAAGACGACGCCGCTCTTGAAATGCTTACTTCTATTAAAAGAGCAGGGGCAGACATTATAATAAGTTACTACTCTCTTTATATCGCAAAATTATTAAACGGTCATACCAGATAA
- a CDS encoding cysteine--tRNA ligase: MNKNNKLYIYNTASSSKELFKPIEGNRVLMYVCGITAYDLSHIGHARAYITFDIIYRYLKRLGYDVVYVRNFTDIDDKIIKRANEENATVSSISEKYIGEYHKDMNALSVLPPAYEPRATETIKEMIDLTRGLIDKGHAYEKNGDVFFRVNSYKGYGKLSHKNLGELLAGARIPLNEEKENLLDFALWKRSKPGEPSWDSPWGKGRPGWHIECSAMSMKFLGESIDIHGGGSDLIFPHHENEIAQSESYTGKKFVNYWIHNGFVNINNEKMSKSLKNFITVRDLLEKYNPEVIRLFFMFTHYRSFIDFSFEGLESAKHSLARLYQAINLYKGFKDKIGKGDIKINYLNEEREEGVEEIKDFSGDFYDAMNDDFNTPSALSVIFNLVRKINKIINDSLSNGSINHNDLNFLDKALLFIPLVSDIFGILKENPELFIETNLKDTSKISLTEEEIQAFIEKRNMLRKKREYKMADEIRNMLLKKGVLLEDSNYGTTFKIING, translated from the coding sequence ATGAATAAAAATAATAAGTTATATATTTACAACACCGCCTCCTCATCAAAGGAGCTTTTTAAACCTATCGAGGGGAACAGGGTCTTAATGTATGTTTGCGGAATTACCGCTTACGACCTGTCCCATATCGGGCATGCGCGCGCATACATTACCTTTGATATAATATACAGATATTTAAAACGGCTTGGTTATGATGTTGTATATGTGAGGAATTTTACCGATATAGACGACAAGATAATCAAAAGGGCGAATGAAGAGAACGCCACCGTAAGTTCGATTTCCGAAAAATATATAGGTGAATATCATAAAGATATGAATGCGCTTTCCGTTTTGCCGCCCGCATATGAACCAAGGGCTACCGAAACCATTAAAGAAATGATTGATTTAACAAGAGGTCTTATAGATAAAGGTCATGCATACGAGAAAAATGGGGATGTTTTTTTTAGGGTGAACTCTTACAAAGGATACGGAAAACTTTCGCACAAAAACTTGGGCGAACTTTTGGCCGGCGCAAGAATCCCGTTAAACGAAGAAAAGGAAAACCTTCTGGATTTCGCTCTCTGGAAGAGGTCGAAACCGGGCGAGCCGTCCTGGGACAGCCCCTGGGGAAAAGGGAGGCCGGGCTGGCATATAGAATGTTCCGCTATGAGCATGAAGTTTCTGGGAGAAAGTATAGATATTCACGGGGGAGGGTCAGATTTGATATTTCCGCATCATGAAAACGAGATAGCCCAATCCGAAAGCTATACGGGAAAGAAGTTTGTGAATTACTGGATTCATAATGGATTTGTTAATATAAATAACGAAAAGATGTCTAAATCGCTTAAAAATTTTATTACGGTCAGGGATTTGCTTGAAAAATACAATCCCGAGGTTATAAGGCTTTTTTTTATGTTTACCCATTACAGGTCGTTTATAGATTTTTCGTTTGAGGGGCTTGAAAGCGCAAAACATAGCCTTGCAAGACTTTATCAGGCTATAAATTTATATAAAGGTTTTAAAGATAAGATAGGCAAGGGCGATATTAAAATTAATTATTTAAATGAGGAACGAGAAGAGGGTGTGGAAGAGATTAAAGATTTTAGCGGCGATTTTTATGACGCGATGAACGACGATTTCAATACGCCTTCGGCTTTATCGGTGATATTTAACCTTGTAAGAAAAATTAATAAAATTATTAACGATTCTTTATCGAACGGCTCTATAAACCATAATGACTTAAACTTTTTAGATAAAGCGCTATTATTCATACCCTTGGTTTCGGATATATTTGGAATTTTAAAAGAAAATCCTGAACTTTTCATTGAAACGAACCTTAAAGATACATCAAAAATATCTTTGACGGAGGAAGAAATACAGGCTTTTATTGAAAAACGCAATATGCTCAGGAAGAAAAGGGAGTATAAAATGGCGGACGAAATTCGAAATATGCTGCTGAAAAAAGGGGTATTACTGGAAGATTCCAATTACGGAACCACTTTTAAAATAATAAACGGATAA
- a CDS encoding rhodanese-like domain-containing protein, with amino-acid sequence MRKIIFLCLIFILSSAGVSYAGSINRAMAKKAYNALNPHHLGINIAGKGMNPAMGKVGVPQILAAALYREYIVEHNPKHYFLMDVREPVAFIKMGHIPGAHNIPLQVVFTPRYLKMLPKHHTIISICYVGQWESMAASILLSMGYHVKILRFGMSSWNKHTYTLVHQKDVKNYPLVH; translated from the coding sequence ATGAGAAAAATTATTTTTTTATGTCTTATTTTTATCCTGTCTTCCGCGGGTGTTTCTTATGCAGGAAGTATTAATCGGGCAATGGCGAAAAAAGCTTATAATGCGTTAAATCCGCACCATCTTGGCATCAACATTGCGGGAAAAGGTATGAACCCTGCCATGGGCAAGGTCGGGGTACCGCAGATACTTGCCGCAGCCCTTTACAGAGAATATATAGTCGAGCATAACCCGAAACATTATTTTCTTATGGATGTCAGGGAACCCGTCGCGTTTATAAAAATGGGACATATACCCGGCGCGCACAATATTCCCCTGCAGGTGGTTTTTACTCCCAGATATTTAAAAATGCTTCCAAAACATCATACTATAATATCTATTTGCTATGTCGGGCAGTGGGAATCTATGGCGGCGTCTATATTATTATCAATGGGCTATCATGTTAAAATACTAAGATTCGGCATGTCTTCGTGGAATAAACACACCTATACGCTTGTTCATCAGAAAGATGTCAAAAATTATCCGCTCGTCCATTAA
- the bioA gene encoding adenosylmethionine--8-amino-7-oxononanoate transaminase, translating to MIDIEKLDKEFVWHPFTQMLNWENEQNIVIERGEGVYLYDIRGNRYIDGVSSLWVNIFGHNNRELNEAIKEQVDKISHSTLLGLANVPSAILAQKLIEISPKNLKKVFYSDSGSTSVEIALKVAFQYFKQKGAKFKNKKKIIAATSAYHGDTLGSVSVGGIELFHSIYKPLLFDTIRITYPYCYRCPFNLKYPDCELHCAKEAEKVIGFHADEACALIIEPMIQGASGMITMPVGYMKKIEKACKDNDVLLILDEVATGFGRTGKMFAAFHEDIHPDIMCIAKGITGGYLPMAATLFTKEIYEGFLGNYEDNKTFFHGHTYTGNQLAASAAVKSAELFEKYDLLNKIKPLISHFNETLKDFKLLNIVGDIRNIGLMAGIELVKDGNTKETFAQKERIGHKVVLKARDMGVIIRPLGDVIVIMPPLIIDRQTLDTLLSVVYDSIKSVNIN from the coding sequence ATGATTGACATAGAGAAATTAGACAAAGAATTTGTCTGGCATCCCTTTACTCAGATGCTAAACTGGGAAAATGAGCAAAACATTGTTATAGAAAGAGGTGAAGGGGTTTATCTTTACGATATTCGCGGCAACAGGTACATAGACGGCGTATCGTCTCTCTGGGTAAATATCTTTGGACACAATAACAGGGAATTAAACGAAGCTATCAAGGAACAGGTTGACAAAATATCCCACAGCACGCTTTTGGGGCTTGCAAATGTTCCATCCGCTATCCTTGCTCAAAAACTTATAGAAATTTCCCCAAAAAATCTCAAAAAGGTTTTCTATTCCGATTCCGGTTCAACATCCGTTGAAATAGCCTTAAAGGTTGCCTTTCAATATTTCAAGCAAAAGGGCGCAAAGTTCAAAAATAAGAAAAAAATAATAGCGGCAACCTCTGCTTATCACGGAGATACTCTTGGGAGCGTTTCCGTCGGGGGGATAGAACTGTTTCATTCTATTTATAAGCCGCTCCTTTTTGACACTATAAGAATTACATATCCTTATTGCTACAGGTGTCCGTTTAATCTTAAATATCCTGACTGCGAACTTCACTGCGCTAAGGAAGCCGAAAAGGTTATCGGCTTTCATGCGGACGAGGCATGCGCGCTAATTATCGAACCTATGATACAGGGAGCTTCGGGTATGATAACTATGCCGGTCGGATATATGAAAAAAATAGAAAAGGCATGCAAGGATAATGATGTTCTTTTAATATTGGACGAGGTCGCAACGGGGTTTGGCAGGACCGGCAAAATGTTTGCCGCCTTTCATGAGGATATTCATCCAGATATAATGTGTATTGCCAAAGGAATTACAGGGGGGTATCTCCCGATGGCGGCAACGCTTTTTACCAAGGAAATTTATGAAGGATTTCTGGGGAATTATGAAGACAATAAGACTTTTTTCCATGGACATACTTATACGGGGAACCAGCTTGCCGCAAGCGCAGCCGTCAAATCCGCCGAGCTTTTTGAAAAATATGACCTGCTCAATAAAATTAAGCCGTTAATATCGCATTTTAACGAAACCCTTAAGGACTTTAAGCTGCTTAACATCGTGGGGGATATAAGAAACATAGGTCTTATGGCGGGCATAGAATTGGTCAAAGACGGAAACACAAAGGAAACTTTCGCACAAAAAGAAAGAATAGGGCATAAAGTTGTTCTTAAGGCGAGGGACATGGGTGTTATCATAAGGCCGCTCGGCGATGTTATCGTCATAATGCCGCCCCTTATCATTGACAGGCAAACCCTTGACACGCTCTTATCGGTAGTTTA
- a CDS encoding tetratricopeptide repeat protein, with the protein MKNTNENETQVRQDASPAEIETASNEAKKYDLLKEYIDAFRQSYDIDSEYNKNDKELDENGKRILFDKIICNYYEILIGAFKNLAKYNKKYTDELIAVYAEMWKMSPRVKDRDYFTPYLYDLCKFLFENKEFGKLTFFYNLMIFSREIPFLAYNEEMESYLRDAHLQMGEEDPFEEFRRKKKENVSGGFDINSFNELYERFFQILKLWKERTEGYYSKDEIFFMTGLFILDELIDLFYINNEEKLSEVKGFESIDGDRSIYNSIYNEKIYNELMLYYNSALKYLKKATAYNPNNPRYFYEYARCLKNSGKSNEAEIFFKKAFDLNTNENKDAP; encoded by the coding sequence ATGAAAAATACTAACGAAAACGAAACGCAAGTCCGGCAAGACGCAAGTCCGGCGGAAATAGAAACCGCCTCAAATGAAGCAAAAAAATATGATTTATTAAAAGAGTATATCGATGCATTCAGGCAATCGTACGACATAGACAGCGAATATAATAAAAACGATAAGGAATTGGATGAAAACGGAAAAAGGATATTGTTCGATAAAATAATATGCAATTATTATGAAATACTTATCGGGGCTTTTAAAAATCTCGCAAAATATAACAAAAAATACACTGATGAGCTTATAGCCGTATATGCGGAAATGTGGAAAATGTCTCCCAGAGTGAAGGACAGAGATTATTTTACCCCATATCTTTATGATTTATGTAAATTTTTATTTGAAAATAAAGAATTCGGCAAATTAACATTTTTCTATAACTTAATGATTTTTAGCAGGGAGATTCCGTTTTTGGCATATAACGAGGAAATGGAAAGCTATTTAAGGGATGCACATTTGCAAATGGGGGAGGAAGACCCTTTCGAAGAATTCAGGAGAAAGAAAAAGGAAAATGTATCAGGCGGATTTGATATTAATTCGTTCAACGAATTATATGAAAGATTCTTTCAAATACTTAAATTATGGAAAGAAAGAACCGAAGGATACTATTCGAAGGATGAAATATTTTTTATGACAGGACTGTTTATTTTAGATGAATTAATAGATTTATTTTATATTAACAATGAGGAAAAGCTCTCGGAAGTAAAGGGTTTTGAAAGTATTGACGGGGATAGGAGCATATATAATTCCATTTATAACGAAAAAATTTATAACGAATTAATGCTTTACTATAACAGCGCCTTGAAATATTTAAAGAAAGCAACGGCATACAATCCGAATAACCCGAGGTATTTTTACGAATACGCAAGATGCTTAAAAAATTCGGGGAAATCAAACGAAGCGGAAATATTTTTTAAAAAAGCTTTTGATTTAAATACAAATGAAAATAAAGACGCACCGTAA